The Chitinophagaceae bacterium DNA window ACCTGCCAATACTTCTGTTATCTGAAGACATTGGGCGTTCTCCCTGTAATACGTGTATTTCAACTGAACCCTGATTGTCAGCAGCTGTTGTAAACACCTGAGTTTCGCGTTTCGGTATAGTTGCATTAGACTCTATAAGTTTAGTCATTACACCACCCATAGTTTCAATACCAAGGGAAAGCGGAGTAACATCAACTAAAACGATTTCATCGTCAATATCCCCACTTAAAATTCCACCTTGTATAGCTGCTCCAATGGCTACTACTTCATCCGGATTTACTCCTTTAGATGGCTTTTTACCAAAGAATTTTTCTACTACTTCCTGAATTTTTGGTATTCTGGTTGAACCACCTACTAAGACCACTTCATCTATATCTGAAGACTGCATTCCGGCATCTTTTAATGCTTTTTTACACGGCTCAAGCGTACGTTGTATCAATTCATCTGCCAATTGCTCAAATTTAGACCTGCTGAGTTTTTTCACTAAGTGTTTAGGAACTCCATCTATAGCAGTTATATAAGGTAAATTGACTTCTGATTCTGAGGAACCTGAAAGTTCAATTTTTGCTTTTTCAGCTGCATCTTTTAGTCGCTGAAGTGCCATAGGGTCTTTCTTCAAATCTACATTTTCTTCTTTTTTAAATTCATCGGCTAACCAATCGATAATTATCTGATCAAAATCATCGCCACCCAGATGGGTATCACCATTTGTAGATTTTACTTCAAAAACACCATCACCGAGTTCCAGTATAGAAATATCAAACGTACCTCCACCTAGGTCAAAAACTGCAATAGTCATATCTTTGTTTCTCTTATCCAGACCATATGACAAAGCTGCAGCTGTTGGCTCATTTAAAATTCTCTTAACAGTTAGACCTGCAATTTCACCGGCTTCTTTAGTTGCCTGACGCTGTGAATCATTAAAGTAAGCAGGAACTGTAACAACAGCTTCTTTTACTTCATGACCTAAATAGTCTTCAGCTACTTTTTTCATTTTTTGCAAAACCATAGCTGAAATTTCTTGTGGAGTATACATTCTGCCATTTATATCAACACGAATGGTGTCGTTTTCCCCTTTCACAACTTTGTAAGAAGCACGCTCTGCATCATTACCGATTTCAGAAAAACGATTTCCCATAAATCGCTTTATCGACATAATTGTGTTTGCCGGATTCGTAATCGCCTGTCTTTTTGCAGAATCTCCAATTTTTCTTTCTCCGTTTTCTAAAAACGCAACTATAGAAGGAGTCGTTCTTCTGCCTTCTTCATTTGATATTACAACCGGCTCATTACCTTCCATTACAGAAACGCATGAATTTGTTGTACCTAAATCAATTCCAATTATTTTTCCCATTTTATTTTTTTTCTTTTGGGAGTTCAATAGTTGTGCCAATAGACTTTTTATTTCTATTTGCTGTAATTTTGTCACAATTACAGTCAAATTTAATATCTAAACATTAGTCTTCTGACATATAGACAGCTAGTTGCAATCAAAAAAACCGGCTCTGTCAGCAAAGTTTAATTGTCTTGTCAAGCTGCCACAAGCAAGTGAATCTACTGAAGTAGGAGTAATTCTAAAGTCACCAAAGGAACTTGTACTTCTACTACTCCATACTCCATATCCATTTTCAATATTTGAGTATACTGAACCGGCACTCCCGTCAGACAAGCCTGACTGAGCACCTTCGGATATGATATAATTATAAATTTCTTCCCCACCGGATATAAATATATACTGAATACTTCCCAATGGTTTAACTCTTCTTCTTTTAGAATTATCGGCAGGAATTCTATTTGCAAGCTGATTATAAAACTCCCGATTGTCATATTGGAAAGTCAGCAATGTTCCACCTGAAGTTCCGGGAGATGTAAGCCCTGAAAAAGCCGTCCATTCAACGGATTTTAATTCTTTGTTATCACTATCTCCTATTTCCCATTCTTCATATAAAAAACGAATTTTCAAATCATAAACCCGTCCATTCTCAGGAGTATTAAAACGGATTGTCTGCCTGTTGGTAGAAAGTTTATTAATTTGAGTAACTACAGGGTTAGTTGGAAAAGTCATTTGAAGCTCGCCTACTAAACCGGTAACCGAACTTACAGTATATCCGGTTTCTGAATTTGTAGCTGTAATTTGATAATTTCTGTCCAGATTCGGCTGAAAATTAAATCGGTACAGAATATTTCTTTCATTCGAGAAGATCCCTTCACTTTTGTTTATATCAGTTAAATTCCCGTCAATTTGCTGAGCTGTCCACTCCGGCCCGTTAGGTAATTCTCTGATAGTTACATCAAGATTTTCATAATAATAAATTGAATCCGGGTTTTGGGCAATCACTAAAGCATCAGTTTCAGGATCCAAAAAAACTTTATTAATACGAACATAGTGTACTGAATCTTCCGGATTGATTAATCCATACAGTGCCATACCCTCTTTCCAGTCATCTGCCAAGTCAAAGTCAGTTGAGCAGGCTGAGAAGAAAAGTGAGAAACTTAATAAAACAAGAAGGAATCTATTCTTGACAGTTAAAAACAGTAACATGCAGTAATTTGTTTGAAGAAATTGAATTTGATGACAAAAGTAACGAAAGTCCTTTAAAATAGTAAAGAAAGCAGGCGCTGATTTGTTCATCTTATTATTAATTAATAATTTGCACCAAAATTTGTTTATGTCTGTCCACAGAAAAGTAAAAAGAGTTACCACTCATACCCTGCAAGAAATGAAAAATGATGACGAAAAAATCTCTATGCTTACTGCATATGATTTTTCACTTGCTACTATAGTAGATGACGCTAATGTAGATGTCATTTTAGTAGGAGACTCTGCTTCAAATGTTATGGCAGGTCATGAAACTACCTTACCAATTACTTTAGATCAAATGATTTATCATGCAACTTCAGTTGTTCGGGCAGTTAAAAGAGCACTAGTGGTAGTTGATTTACCCTTTGGTTCTTATCAGGGAAATTCAAAAATAGCTTTGGAGTCAACTATAAAAATAATGAAAGAATCCGGAGCTCATGCAATTAAAATGGAAGGGGGAATTGAAATTAAAGAATCCATTCAAAGAATTCTTACAGCCGGAGTCCCGGTTATGGGACATTTAGGATTGACGCCTCAATCAATTTACAAATTTGGCACTTATACTGTAAGGGCAACAGAAAATGAAGAAGCAGAAAGATTAATTAGTGACGCTATGCTTCTGCAAGAATTAGGTTGTTTTGCTATTGTACTTGAAAAAATCCCTGCCCATCTGGCAGAAAAAATAGCAAAAAAACTAACAATTCCGGTAATCGGGATAGGTGCAGGAGGAAAAATAGATGGTCAGGTTTTGGTTTTACATGATATGCTTGGGATTACCAAAGAATTTCAACCTCGCTTTCTGAGAAGATACCTCAACCTTTATGATGACATTAAAGTTGCCGTAAGTCGCTATGTGGAAGATGTAAAACTAAAAGATTTTCCAAACGAGGATGAACAATATTGAATTTCGATTTTTAAACTTACACATTGACTTTTTTTAATAAAAAATAATACTAAATCTATGAAAAATATAACAGTTATCGGCTCCGGAACTATGGGGAATGGAATTGCACACGTTTTTGCAATGAATGGCTTTTCAGTTAGCCTAATGGATATCTCTGAAGATTCCCTGAAAAAAGCTATGGAAACTATTGATAAAAACCTGAGCAGAATGCTTGAAAAAGGCAGAATTGACGAAAATCTAAAAAATAGTACGCTTGCAAATATCAAAACCTATACAAAACTGGAAGAAGCTGCTAAAAATGCTGACTTAGTTGTAGAAGCAGCAACAGAAAATTTGGATATTAAACTCAAGTTATTTAAAAACCTGGATAGCATTTGCCCTCCAAAAACAATCTTATCAACAAACACATCTTCTATACCCATTACGAAAGTAGCTGCCTCAACTACAAGACCTGAAAAAGTAATTGGTATGCACTTTATGAATCCTGTACCGGT harbors:
- the panB gene encoding 3-methyl-2-oxobutanoate hydroxymethyltransferase; translation: MSVHRKVKRVTTHTLQEMKNDDEKISMLTAYDFSLATIVDDANVDVILVGDSASNVMAGHETTLPITLDQMIYHATSVVRAVKRALVVVDLPFGSYQGNSKIALESTIKIMKESGAHAIKMEGGIEIKESIQRILTAGVPVMGHLGLTPQSIYKFGTYTVRATENEEAERLISDAMLLQELGCFAIVLEKIPAHLAEKIAKKLTIPVIGIGAGGKIDGQVLVLHDMLGITKEFQPRFLRRYLNLYDDIKVAVSRYVEDVKLKDFPNEDEQY
- the dnaK gene encoding molecular chaperone DnaK; translated protein: MGKIIGIDLGTTNSCVSVMEGNEPVVISNEEGRRTTPSIVAFLENGERKIGDSAKRQAITNPANTIMSIKRFMGNRFSEIGNDAERASYKVVKGENDTIRVDINGRMYTPQEISAMVLQKMKKVAEDYLGHEVKEAVVTVPAYFNDSQRQATKEAGEIAGLTVKRILNEPTAAALSYGLDKRNKDMTIAVFDLGGGTFDISILELGDGVFEVKSTNGDTHLGGDDFDQIIIDWLADEFKKEENVDLKKDPMALQRLKDAAEKAKIELSGSSESEVNLPYITAIDGVPKHLVKKLSRSKFEQLADELIQRTLEPCKKALKDAGMQSSDIDEVVLVGGSTRIPKIQEVVEKFFGKKPSKGVNPDEVVAIGAAIQGGILSGDIDDEIVLVDVTPLSLGIETMGGVMTKLIESNATIPKRETQVFTTAADNQGSVEIHVLQGERPMSSDNRSIGRFHLDGIPPAPRGVPQIEVTFDIDANGILSVKAKDKGTAKEQSIRIEASTGLSKDEVEKMKQEAKANEDSDKKAKEKIEKLNTADSLIFQTEKQLTEFADKLPAENKTKIEEAHNKLKEVHKAQNMEELDSAIEALNSAWQEASQHIYKEQGGSQQPNPDQQQNGEGNKQNEDDDVTDVDYEEVNDKDKDKK
- a CDS encoding DUF4249 family protein, which codes for MNKSAPAFFTILKDFRYFCHQIQFLQTNYCMLLFLTVKNRFLLVLLSFSLFFSACSTDFDLADDWKEGMALYGLINPEDSVHYVRINKVFLDPETDALVIAQNPDSIYYYENLDVTIRELPNGPEWTAQQIDGNLTDINKSEGIFSNERNILYRFNFQPNLDRNYQITATNSETGYTVSSVTGLVGELQMTFPTNPVVTQINKLSTNRQTIRFNTPENGRVYDLKIRFLYEEWEIGDSDNKELKSVEWTAFSGLTSPGTSGGTLLTFQYDNREFYNQLANRIPADNSKRRRVKPLGSIQYIFISGGEEIYNYIISEGAQSGLSDGSAGSVYSNIENGYGVWSSRSTSSFGDFRITPTSVDSLACGSLTRQLNFADRAGFFDCN